The genome window GACTATGCTCTGCTCCCCCTCAACTGTGCATACgccccctcaaaattttctctccctttttgaccggaatggccaaagaggCTGGAATTGCTCGGACTCTAAATCAGATTCTTTGGTACGTTGGCAAAGGGGGCCGAAGGCCCCAAACCCACATGGTGTTCTGCATCCAAGGCCACGAGCACGCCCACGTGGTCCACATCGGCAACGCGGAGGCCGCGAGGCACATGTGGGACACAAGGACAGCTTCGAGGTCCTGCTGACGCCCCACGAGGAGCGTCGACTAGGAACAAATCAACTAGAGGGACGAGTGCCTTCGAGGCAGGTATGCAACATAGGGACCCGAATTGCGTCCGAGTGACGCTTGGAACAACGCTGATTGGGAGCACGCCGGACAGTTTGATGCATGAGCACGGAGCCTGCCAAGCCATGCAACCCTGCCACCACTCACACGCTATCACATACACTAGACCGCAACACCACCAACCCTACTAGGGTACAAGTGTGTAGTACTCAAGATAGTTTAGCAACAtctaaaagtacttaaaaaaatgctacaaagcaatgAGATAAATACAAGTACTgaatatttaaattgaaaatgaaaccaATGTACTTATGctttaaaagaaagcaataaaactATCCAAGAgttataaaaactaataaagtttaaaccaaacataaaaatgCTAAACCGCCAACAATAAACCAATAACTATGACTATGCTCTGCTCCCCCTCAACTGTGCATACgccccctcaaaattttctctccctttttgaccggaatggccaaagaggCTAGAATTGCTTGGACTCTAAATCGGTTTCTTgctccattgacatatcctcAATCTGTGAAGATAGTGTAGTAATCTGACCCTGGATGTAGGGAGAAATTCGTAGCAGTTTCTTGTGATCCCAGACATAGGGAGATTTTGTTCAATGCTCTAGGTCTTCCTACTTTAATTACTAGTATCATGATTGAAGGGAACATGGTGAATCTTTGTGCAGTTCTTTCAAGACTGATTAATAAacatacttatggagtgactgACAACATGCAGAAGAATTTTGGATTAGCTCTTTGCTTCATAGGAAAATTTTTGCTTGGCTCTAGAAGGCTTGGTTTTGTGGATGCTCGAGCCATAGGTATTGTGAGTCAAATTAAAGGTGGTGATAATCTTGCTTTTCTGATCTTGGCAGAAACCGTTTTAGGATTGGACTTTGTATTTCAAGGTGGAAAGTCACAAAACTTTCTTGGGAGTCTCTTGACTTTGCAGATATGGTTTTCTTAGGGAGTCCCTTGACTTTGCAAATATGGTTGATGGACTCAAGAAGAgattggatgatgcaaagggagaatgggtggaagagctatCACACATCCTTTGGACATATCGGACTACACCTCATAGGCCAATGAGGGGTctcaatgacttatggagctGAAGCtgtgattcctttggagattgGATTCCCAACACTAAGGACGAATTCTTTCACTCCGAGTAGCAATGATGGGCTGCTAGAGAAGAGTTTAGATTTAATTGAAGAGCGAAGAGAAAATGCCATGGTTCAGTTGGTGTattatcaacacaagctcaagcaagggTACGATGCCAACATGAAGCTAAGGCCATTAGTGCCTAGAGGCTTTGTATTAAGAAAGGTTTTGGGTACTGtgaagaacccaacttggggaaAGTTAGGGCCCAATTAGGAAGGcccatatcgcatcacctcgATGGCTAGAATAGGTACGTATTATCTTgaagatctagatgaaaatATTGTACCACGCCCctagaatgtaaataacctgagaaggtattattattaataaaagtcttTTCTACCATTCTTTTGTTTATTACATTATGCGTTATAtttgttattatctatttgaATATCAAACAGAACTTTGGTCATATCTGGTTGCTCGGACCATAtatcttgggtaaattgatattttcaatcatttttctaagtgttaaacagaaccttagtcatgtctggttcctcggacTACATACTTTAGGTAAATTAGTACTTTacatcatttttctaagtgttaaacagaaccttaattatgcctggttcctcgaaccacatactttgggtaaattaatactttacataatttttctaagtgttaaacagaatcttagtcatgcctggttTCTTGGACCACGTACTTTGGGTAAACTAATACTTTacatcatttttctaagtgttaaacagaacattagctatgcctggctcctcagaccacatactttgggtaaattaaaactttacatcatttttttacgtgttaaacagaaccttagtcatgcctggttcctcggaccacatactttgggtaaattaatactttctaTTATTCGTTTAAGTATCAAATAGAACTAGCCATGCTAAGTGGCAAAGATCTTCATTGTAATTGTCACATCCCAAACCCGATACCCAaatttgtgaccatgaccggGATGTTAATATCAAAcctaaacctgatattaacaagagCCAACTAAactttttacaaaaacttttacaaaaacttccctctttctttccattcttgtttctttactttttgAGATAACTTTTCACTTGATATTCAGAGCATCTACATTGTACTTCAACTGATAACACAATCCATTCGTTATTCAAATTCTtaatttcacataatacatctcttaatactttaaggtcCACAACTttcattagatcctaaaatacacaatactaCATAGCTAAAcatcaaatactaatttgggATCTAGACATTAAAACTAAAACCAGTTCCTTccaaaactcgactaaggctccctTTACTCCAAACTAAAACCTGTTGattgaaagagtggaaggggtgagctacacagcttagtaaaggtaagatacataagaatttaataagaatacatgtaaatcaaatcattgcattttataaatatttagatcgaagaacatcttttcatgcataatattttatactattcataatgATAACTTATATGCTCTTCGTAGGAAAATAATTGTTCCCcctttttttatcaaaataatattaccaaaaccttttggATAGAatctctttcatttcttacaaaatcaccaaatataatattgattatttaaaatcacatacgtacatacatacatacatacatacatatatatatatatatatattctcattataaaataatcattttaacttaaattagATAATTGGTAACTTGGTCTTAACTAGAAACATCTTGATgaataagaaaacttttctttataatcTTCTTCTcgtaaaatattataacttttatagtcataaaacttaacgtttcataAAGAACAAATATCTTATAACTTTttaacataaacttgtactttcatAAGAAGTTTTATCTTTATAGAAGACTAAAACTCATTAGATTCTTTATCTTTAAAGCACAACAAAActtcagaaacttttatcttCATCAGAAACTTCTTCTTTCCAtgagagcttttaacttttcataatgcatttaaacaaatcattctctcatgatcaataaaataatataattgttCATAACATATTGGTTAGTCCATATCTGATAAGTCTATACTTATTTGGGAGGCTTCTAGCACCACTGTGCTAGGCATCCAAAATTCCTCACATTGCCAGGGATTCCCGGGATCATATCATAATACATATCTTTATCCATGGGGGCCGGTTGGCATCCTCCACAAGTTGGTCGTAACCAACAAGGGCAGATACAACAGAGCCAGTCCCACTTTTAATGGCCGACCAGATAacattttccatggaaagccagTAGTTTAACCCCTACTAGTTAAGTTCAGATCAAcagaggacataacccgaaaacatttcatacttatacatcatactgaaattcataatttgcataacatttcataataaagcatttccattgttttctttaaacatcatgttcgtggaattagtaatagcatcaatatgcttaaattatatacataaagtTTCGAGAACTCACGAACATATCTTTGTCTGAAACATGATTATATgtcatatctctaatcaaaacctttaatgcataatatactttaatATAAAATCATGACTTATCATATGCTtatataacttatcccttacctgaaagcagaggaaccGAAAGCCTACAGTCGAATGAGCTTAAACTTGGGaactggtaacacctaaaccaaatatcaaaacttattacttacTATCAATTATTCCTTATCATATAtttacacattcatctcaaagcTTATCTCTTAAAATCAAGGAAGTCCTACTCCTACCTCAAAGAGATTCCCTAAACACAAGATACATTAATCAACACCATGATATACCAAACTAAAGAGAAACCCACATTCTCATATTCATATCATATCTCTAGAAGAGCCAACTTCATTTCAAAAGGTGCTTTGAGATTAGGGCAATAATGCATTTATAAACATAAAATCCTTTAAGCATGGTCATGTAACCATATACACTCACATGAGAATATACAACATGTTGAAAAAGACAACAACATGACAAAGCAATAGAATGGTTTAGAACCCCTCATTTGAGTACTAAACATTGAACCaagttatataaaattaatctataatctatacataccaaaagataagcatattaaattatagctcaaaacattcgccctaactttagaattaaatcctcaaaatTAGAGTTAACAATTACTGTTTACTACTCATTTCAACAGCATATgcctcatttgtaaaatacaaatgggctgTCCACACACATCCAAACGTCATGCTATTTTACAGTGCAACTCCTCTGGATGTCTAGTAAATACCATATCAATTTCAGAgccatatcataaaaatatgatttacttaaaataataaaagacaaCATACTCAAATTTGTCCTGACAGACTTTCACGCAATTTAggaattaaaccattatttttatattgatccaAATGCTGTGATACCACTTCCATAACAACCATATGTGTCTTAGCTTTCATAAGAAATATCCCTAGCATCAAAATTCACTGtatacaatttaataaataatttaccaTGTGTAAACACAATATCTGTCACTGTGACAACTTTGAaacattttcttgtaaaattataaaatgattgcAAATTATCTTATTATCATATGAGGTTTTTTATACACTCATTAGACATGTTAAAAAACACTTGTAGGGATATTGGGCCTGGGAGCTCATCATTTATTTATGTTACAGGCttatggcccaatccgaggatgaAAGCTTGTTCGAGGAAGAGAAATCTTTGTTAGACAAGGTTGTGTTAGTGAATAAAGGTCAAAATTTGACCATAGTGGCTCAAAGGGCGGGCCGAGGATGAATTCATCCTCGGTAAACCAAGGCCGAGGTCCAAAAAGGTTGTTTGTCACTCAGGGTTGATATTCCAAGAAGTATCGTCAATGTTGATCAGCATGGTAAGAGTGGTGAACAGGGGAATgccctaaaatatctaaagagaaagctactacctccgcattaattatACTGTAGCTAACaccctggccgcattaatgtggaggtgatacctgaacagtaggtttcaaccttacagctactacatgGGAGACTTATGGGAggggctaatgggacaagtgtCAGCACCGACCATTTGGCATGCACATGGAAGGTGGAGATGAGCAGGAAAAAGAGTATATAAGGAAAGGGTGATGACAAGACTAGGGGATCGGgaattccaaacaaaaaatactGTAGCATCTAAGAACTAAACTTGAGATAAGAACTAAACTTGAGACCTCCTCGGACCATGCTAAGGacaatttttcttcaatacaaACCTTTTTCGTTTCATTCTTTTATCATCTGGAtccatttttgtgtttgtttgatcAACTAAGGCCCAATATccaaacccattctctacaaattcattgttttaggcTTTTTGGGCATACGTCCATTCACGTAGTGGGCTAGGAGTTTAAATTTggcccttacaattggcaccatCTGTGGGAATACTAGTGCTTCAGTGatttcaactttcaaaaatGGTAGGTTCAGGTCCACACCATGCAGAATCTATAGGATCTCCGCGTCGAGATCACTTTCGTGATCTTGAACAGCAAAGGGATCGGGAGGGAAGTATGCATTCTACCCACACTAATAGAAGCCAAGCTCGTGGTAAAAGCCATTTTTCTCAGGAGGAGAATGCTAGAAACATGCAGAGGGAGATCGATCATCTGAAAAGAAGCTTACGTCATGAACGACGGAAGCGAGCTCCTTCCAACTCTGACTACTCTTCCGATGATGAAAAAGACAAAGTCTACAAACAGAGGTTAAGGACTCCCCCGAGCAAATCTTTCTCATACGATAAAGATTACCACCACAAGCGTAGAAACAGTAATTCATCCTCGAGGGGTCTGGTGAATGACGCCCTGAGTAAAGCACTCAACAAAATTTCCAGATTGCCCTTCGCACACTAGATTGAGGAGGGGAAACTTCCTCGGCGGTTTACTCAACCCACTTTCACCTTGTATAACGGCAGGACGGATCATGTTGAACATGTTAGCCACTTTAATCAAAAGATGGCTGTACACTCCAAGAATGAAACCTTGCTGTGCAAGGTTTTCCCATCCAGTCTAGGGCCTGTGGCGAAGAGGTGGTTTGATGGGTTGAAGGCAGGTTCCATCAATTCTTTTAAGGAACTCACCCGAATGTTTGGGTCCCGTTTTATCATATGCAGCTGAGCTCCTCGCCCTTTGGCTTCCTTACTGTCTCTATCCATAAGAGAAGGAGAAACTCTGAAATCATACtcggataggtattgggagatgttcaaCAAGATAGACGGTGATTTTGAAGACGTGGCCATTAGCACTTTCAAGCTTAGCCTGCCTGCTGAGCACGGCCTAAGAAAGTCTTTGACGGGGAAACCTGTTACTCGTATACGTCAACTCATGGTAAACGCCGTGTTCCGAGAACCGGTGCATCAGGTTTCAGAGAAGATCAAGAACAAGCTGTATTccaaatggccgaacaagatgagTGGAGATCCTTTAAGGCACAACCAAAGCCTCCATTTTCAGTGCCACCAAGATTGGGGACATACCACAGAGGATTGCCGAACTCTGTGGAACCATCTGGAGCAACTAGTTAAGAAGGGGAAGTTGCAACAATTTTTACATCAACCTAACGTATGAAAGGACCAGTCAAGATCAGGGGCTCAAAGGAATGCCTTTACAAGGCCCCCGTTAGGTACAATCAATGTCATTTTTGCTGCGCCTGGGAGGACAGGTTCTCGGCCTGCCAGGGTGATGTTTGTGCCCAGCTCACCGGCCGAGGACCCTATTCCCAAGCCGAAGAGAGCTAGGTTGGAAATCTAACCTTTGTTGAGTTTTTCTGATGAAGACAAGATCAGAACTATCCAACCACATGATGACGCTTTAGTGGTCACCCTTAGAATTGGGGGGGTATAATGTGAAAAGAGTGATGGTGGACCAAGGCAGCTGTGTGGAAGTCATGTACCCTGACCTATATAAAGGACTAAATTTAAAACCTGAAGATCTCACAACCTACGATTTGCCTTTGGCTAGCTTTGATGGAAAGCTTGTTGCCCCGAAGGGCCAAATTAGGTTGCCCGTGTAGGCCAGCTTAAAAGTGGTGGACATGGACTTCATGGTAGTAGTTACGTACTCCCCATACACAGCCATTGTCACTAGACCCTAGCTTCACACCTTGGGGGCTGTCTCTTCAACATTACATCAAAAGGTTAAGTATCTGTTTGGAGACCGAGTTGAGGAGCTAGTAGGGAACCAATCAATGGCTAGGCAGTACCTTGTGTCTGCAATTTTACATCAACTAGCAGCTGAGTCCTTGGCCTCAGCTAAAGAGGATTTATAGCAGTCAAAGTCAAGGGAATTACCTACGAAGGGGCTAGCCGAGGAGGCTAAATGTGAAGATTTGGAGAAATCTGCCCTGGGTAATGATTCGGAAAAGTTTTTTCAAGTTGGAGCTCAGCTACCACTTTAGGAGAAGGAGGAGTTGGTGGAGTTCCTCAAGAGGAATGTTGATGTATTTACTTGGAATGCTTACGAAGCTCCAGGGGTGGATCCAAGCTTCATTTGCCATCATTTGAATGTCAATCCATCCATCACCCTAAAGAAGCATTCGCCTTATGAAGTAATGAAACTTAAgcaggctggggctattaaagaggtcttcTACCCCGAGTGGCTAGCCAACACaatggtggtaaagaagaagactgGAAAGTGGCGCGTATGTGTAGATTTTATGGACTTGAACAAAGCCTGCCCAAATGACCCTTTCCTTATGCCTCGGATCGACCAGCTGGTGGATGCAACTGTGGGCCATCCTCAGATGAGCTTTCTAGATTCCTTTCAAGGGTACCATCAGATACCTTTGGCTATGGATGACCAAGAgaagacagcttttgtcactcctactggaaattatcattataaggtaatgccctttggtttgaaaaatgcaggggctacctatcagaggatgatgaccaggtTGTTTGAGCCTCAGTTAGGAAAGAACATTGAAATTTACAATGATGATATGGTAGTAAAGAGGAAGGTGGAGTCCGATCAAGTTGGTGATCTCAAAAATATTAAGGAGATACAAGCTACAACTTAATGCCTCCAAGTGTTCTTTTGGAATTGGATTAGGGAAATTCTTGGGCTACATATGGTCACGCCCCATGGAATTGAAGTCAACCCAAACCAAATTAAGGTGATTAACAATCTGCAGCCACCTTGGAATCCCAAGGAGGTTTAAAGGCTTACAGAGATGACTACTGCTTTAAACCGATTCATCTCTTGGTCAGTAGACAGATGCAAGCCTTTATTTCAGTTATTgaataagtggaagggatttgaatggactgaAGAGTGCATCCTAACTTTCCAGCAATTGAAGGAGTACTTATCTCggccacccatcatgtctagacctgaggtggatgaggttttgtttgcctacaACGCAGTAGCCTCCCATGCAGTGAGTTTGGTGCTAATATAAGATGATAGTGGCGTACAGAGGCCGGTTTATTACGTAAGCAAGTCCCTACATGAGACCGAGGTTCGTTACTTACCATTAGAAATGGCCATTTTGGCCGTGGCGCATGCCACGCGTAAGCTTCCCCACTACTTTCAGTCACACATAGTCATTGTCCTAACCCAACTCCCACTCAGATCTCTACTTCGAAGCACTGATTACATAGGGAGAGTTACTGTGCTATCTACAAATTTTCATGCACACATGACGaaatttgattcaggtcaaaattcttgagcagtctaacctgggggcattttcgtacaaaattgatccgagtttttttttttttttttgaaagaattttccatttgtttcttgagCTCTATAAtgttatctacaagttttcatcgAAAAACACCAAATTTGATTCAGtaaaaattcttgaccaattaaacaagggcattttcgttcaaaattgatacggttttttttttcctttgaattttgcatttttcttcgACGctttaatgtgctgtctacaagttttcatgcacacacgccaACATTTGATTCCGGTTTTTGTGGGCATCTGTGCAACCTAACCtatgggcattttcgtacaaaattaacgagctttttttcttttctttctttctttctaaagaaaTTTGCATTCGTTTCtttggctctcttaatatatcatcacAAGTTTCCATGCACAcctgccgacatttgattccggtcaaaattcttgaccagtctgacccaggcattttcgtacaaaaattactatagtttttttttttttccaatggaattttccaattgtttcttggagctctatatatgctatctacaagttttaatgcaaaaatactgatactggattcaggtgaaaattgttgatCAATTTGACCTAGGGctatttttgtacaaaattgatacgattttttttttcttttcttttctttgtaaagaattttgcatttgtatcTTCGACGTcataatgtgctgtctacaagttttctcgcacacacgccgacatttgattcaggtcaaaattcttgagcagtctgacctaagggcatttttgcacaaaattgatacgattttttgttttttgttcttttcttgctacagaattttgcatttgtttcttcgtcGCCTTAATGTGcagtctacaagttttcatgcacacacgccgTCATTTCATTCaggtccaaattcttgaccagtctaaCCGAGGTGAATTTTCGTTCAGAATTCatacaagtttttctttttcttttttttcctcctgaatttcccatttgtttcttcgacgtTTTAAGcagctgtctacaagttttcgatcagaattgatacgagtttttctattttttcttttttcctcccgAATTtcgcatttgtttcttcgacgtTTTAAGcagctgtctacaagttttcacgcacacaTGCCGATATTTGAtttaggtcaaaattcttgaccaaccTATCCTAGGagcatttttgtacaaaattgatacttttttttggtaaagaattttgcatttgtttcttggctctcttaatatgctatctacaagttttcatgcacacatgcCTACATTTGATTCCGGTTAAAATTCTTCGCC of Quercus lobata isolate SW786 unplaced genomic scaffold, ValleyOak3.0 Primary Assembly Scq3eQI_1983, whole genome shotgun sequence contains these proteins:
- the LOC115973680 gene encoding uncharacterized protein LOC115973680 encodes the protein MAVHSKNETLLCKVFPSSLGPVAKRWFDGLKAGSINSFKELTRMYWEMFNKIDGDFEDVAISTFKLSLPAEHGLRKSLTGKPVTRIRQLMVNAVFREPVHQVSEKIKNKLYSKWPNKMSGDPLRHNQSLHFQCHQDWGHTTEDCRTLWNHLEQLVKKGKLQQFLHQPNV